The Flavobacteriaceae bacterium 3519-10 genome includes a window with the following:
- a CDS encoding sulfate transporter family protein — MWRQNLMKAALNLFDFSQKVNYRTEILAGLTVAMTMIPESLSFAILAGFPPLVGLYGAFIMGIVTAVFGGRPGLISGGAGATVIVLIALMKSHGLEYVFGAVALAGVLQIMVGLLKLGKFVRLVPQPVMFGFVNGLAIVIFMSQFEQFKISTNGQTEWLTGTPFLIMAGLVALTIAIVLILPRFTKKIPASLVAIMVVFAVVMVFYIDTKRVADIASVSGSLPPFHIPNIPFTLETLQVIFPYATIMAAVGLTEGLLTLNLVDEITGTKGNSNRECVAQGGANILNGFFYGMGGCPMIAQTLVNLSAGSRARLSGIVAALTILVIILVGAPVIGQLPMAALTGVMIMVAIGTFEWASLRIFKRMPKSDIFVMIVVTLITVLLHNLALAVLIGVIISALVFAWDNAKRIRARKHVDENGVKHYEIYGPLFFGSVAGFAEKFDVAEDPEEIVIDFRDSRVVDMSAIEALNAVTSRYKKVGKTVRLQHLSADCINLLKNADAIIEVNIAEDPDYMVSEKQ; from the coding sequence TTGTGGCGACAAAACCTTATGAAAGCAGCCCTCAACCTCTTCGATTTCTCCCAAAAAGTAAACTACCGCACCGAAATCCTCGCCGGACTCACCGTTGCAATGACGATGATTCCCGAATCGCTGTCGTTTGCCATTCTTGCCGGGTTTCCGCCATTGGTAGGATTGTACGGCGCGTTTATCATGGGAATTGTTACCGCTGTTTTTGGCGGCAGACCCGGACTCATTTCCGGCGGCGCGGGTGCCACCGTAATTGTATTGATCGCGCTGATGAAATCTCACGGCCTTGAATATGTTTTCGGTGCCGTTGCGCTCGCGGGCGTGCTGCAGATTATGGTCGGGCTATTAAAACTTGGGAAATTCGTGAGGCTGGTGCCGCAACCCGTGATGTTCGGTTTTGTAAACGGTCTTGCGATCGTCATCTTTATGTCGCAGTTCGAGCAGTTTAAAATCTCCACCAATGGCCAAACCGAATGGCTCACAGGAACGCCCTTTTTAATCATGGCCGGACTTGTAGCGCTTACAATTGCAATCGTACTTATTCTGCCCAGATTCACAAAAAAAATTCCGGCCTCGCTGGTCGCTATTATGGTTGTTTTTGCCGTGGTGATGGTGTTTTACATCGACACCAAACGCGTTGCCGACATCGCCTCGGTAAGCGGAAGTCTGCCACCATTCCACATCCCAAATATTCCGTTCACGCTCGAAACACTGCAGGTGATATTTCCTTACGCGACGATTATGGCCGCGGTGGGTTTAACAGAAGGACTTTTAACCCTGAATCTGGTCGATGAAATTACCGGAACCAAAGGCAATTCGAACCGCGAATGCGTTGCTCAGGGCGGCGCCAACATCCTCAACGGTTTCTTCTACGGAATGGGCGGCTGCCCGATGATCGCACAGACGCTCGTGAATCTTTCGGCAGGTTCGCGCGCCCGACTTTCGGGGATTGTGGCTGCCCTTACAATTCTGGTCATTATCCTTGTCGGCGCTCCGGTGATCGGACAGTTACCGATGGCGGCACTTACCGGCGTGATGATTATGGTGGCGATCGGCACTTTCGAATGGGCAAGCCTTAGGATTTTCAAACGCATGCCCAAATCCGATATTTTTGTGATGATTGTGGTGACTTTAATCACGGTGCTGCTTCATAACCTGGCGCTGGCAGTTTTAATCGGCGTGATTATTTCGGCGCTTGTATTTGCGTGGGATAACGCCAAAAGAATCCGTGCGCGAAAGCATGTTGATGAAAACGGCGTGAAGCATTATGAAATTTATGGCCCCCTGTTTTTCGGCTCAGTAGCCGGATTTGCGGAGAAATTCGACGTTGCTGAAGATCCCGAAGAAATCGTAATTGATTTCAGGGACAGCCGCGTGGTGGATATGTCGGCGATTGAAGCGCTCAATGCGGTCACCAGCCGTTATAAAAAAGTAGGCAAAACCGTGAGGCTTCAGCACCTCAGCGCCGACTGCATCAACCTCCTTAAAAACGCCGATGCCATTATTGAGGTGAATATCGCGGAGGATCCGGATTATATGGTGAGTGAAAAACAATAG
- a CDS encoding Probable transmembrane protein, translated as MLELLQQPLPWYVAGPLIGLTVPALLILGNKSFGISSSLRHICASCLPANIPFFKYDWKKEAWNLFFVFGIFLGGVITMLFFSNPNPVEVHPNLAKELAGYGITDFSNLVPTQLMNWESLFTVRGLIMMVGGGFMVGFGTRYAGGCTSGHSIMGIANLQLPSLIATICFMIGGFLMANVLLPIILSL; from the coding sequence ATGTTAGAACTTCTTCAGCAGCCGTTGCCTTGGTATGTCGCGGGCCCATTGATCGGACTCACCGTGCCGGCACTTTTAATCCTCGGAAACAAATCATTCGGCATCTCGTCTTCGCTGCGGCACATCTGTGCATCGTGTTTGCCGGCCAATATTCCGTTCTTTAAATACGACTGGAAAAAGGAAGCCTGGAACCTGTTTTTTGTTTTCGGAATCTTCCTTGGCGGCGTCATTACGATGTTGTTTTTCTCAAACCCGAATCCTGTAGAGGTTCATCCCAATCTCGCAAAAGAACTTGCGGGCTACGGCATCACCGATTTCAGCAACCTCGTTCCGACCCAACTGATGAACTGGGAATCTCTGTTCACGGTTCGCGGTCTGATCATGATGGTCGGCGGCGGCTTTATGGTGGGTTTCGGTACCCGATATGCGGGCGGTTGCACCAGCGGTCACTCCATTATGGGTATTGCGAATCTGCAGCTTCCGAGTTTAATTGCCACCATCTGCTTTATGATTGGCGGATTTCTGATGGCCAACGTGTTACTTCCGATCATTCTTTCCCTTTAA
- a CDS encoding metallo-beta-lactamase superfamily protein produces MKIEQIYTGCLAQGAYYITSNGEAAIIDPLRETQPYIERLEKDGVALKFIFETHFHADFVSGHLDLSEKTGAPIVYGPTAEPEFESIIAEDGQIFAVGDVKIKVLHTPGHTMESSCFLLIDEKGNETALFSGDTLFLGDVGRPDLAQKAAHLTQEELAGLLYESLSNKILPLADDITVYPAHGAGSACGKNMQKETVDTLGNQKQTNYALNQPNKEAFINAVTDGLLPPPAYFGMNVAMNKKGYDSFQDVKRSGMTAFSPDDFETAAENTGALILDTRNNADFAKGFIPQSVNIGLNGDFAPWVGTMIVDVNQPILLVTEEGQEEEAITRLSRVGFDKIAGHLAGGFSAWKDSGKSTDTVNRITAAQFASEVKIGENTIVDVRKESEYAAQHVEDAYSKPLAYINNWITDIDPQQHFYLHCAGGYRSMIAASILQARGYRNFTEVEGGFAAIAKTEVPTTDFICQSKVLSSNPQFNNRKTMFNFLKNIFTPPDNSALGDIINSGAFLVDVRTPGEFRSGSVKGAVNIPLDVITKHLGKFAGKKNTVVFCRSGNRSGQAKRILEQNGISNVSDGRTWQNVNHLLNNQ; encoded by the coding sequence ATGAAAATAGAACAGATTTATACAGGATGCCTCGCACAGGGCGCGTATTACATCACCTCAAACGGTGAAGCAGCCATCATCGATCCATTACGCGAAACCCAGCCTTATATAGAACGGCTTGAAAAAGATGGCGTTGCTTTGAAGTTTATTTTCGAAACCCATTTTCACGCTGATTTCGTGAGCGGACATTTGGATTTAAGTGAAAAAACCGGCGCACCGATCGTCTATGGCCCTACCGCCGAACCTGAGTTTGAAAGCATTATTGCCGAAGACGGCCAGATTTTCGCGGTTGGAGATGTAAAAATAAAAGTGCTCCACACTCCGGGCCACACGATGGAAAGTTCGTGCTTTCTGTTGATTGATGAGAAAGGAAATGAGACCGCGCTTTTCAGTGGCGACACGCTTTTTCTGGGCGATGTCGGCCGTCCGGATCTGGCTCAGAAAGCCGCACACCTCACGCAGGAAGAACTTGCAGGTCTGCTCTATGAAAGTTTAAGCAATAAAATTCTTCCGCTTGCAGACGATATTACGGTGTATCCGGCGCACGGCGCCGGTTCGGCCTGCGGAAAAAACATGCAGAAAGAAACTGTGGACACACTGGGTAACCAGAAGCAGACGAATTATGCGCTGAATCAGCCGAACAAGGAGGCGTTTATTAATGCAGTTACAGACGGACTTTTACCTCCGCCCGCCTATTTCGGAATGAATGTGGCGATGAACAAAAAAGGATACGACAGTTTTCAGGACGTGAAGCGTTCGGGAATGACGGCTTTTTCGCCCGATGATTTCGAAACGGCAGCAGAAAATACAGGCGCGCTGATTTTGGACACCCGAAACAACGCGGATTTCGCAAAAGGTTTTATTCCGCAATCAGTGAATATCGGTTTGAACGGAGATTTTGCACCGTGGGTCGGAACCATGATTGTGGATGTGAATCAGCCCATTTTATTGGTAACTGAGGAAGGACAGGAAGAAGAAGCCATCACGCGCCTCAGCCGGGTGGGTTTCGATAAAATTGCCGGACATTTGGCCGGAGGTTTTTCTGCGTGGAAAGACTCAGGAAAATCAACCGATACGGTGAACAGAATTACTGCAGCGCAATTCGCATCGGAGGTGAAAATCGGTGAAAACACCATTGTGGATGTCCGTAAAGAAAGCGAATACGCTGCTCAACACGTTGAAGATGCCTACAGCAAACCGCTTGCGTACATTAACAACTGGATTACCGATATCGATCCGCAGCAGCATTTCTATCTGCACTGTGCCGGCGGTTACCGCAGCATGATTGCCGCCAGTATTTTGCAGGCGCGGGGTTACCGCAATTTTACCGAAGTGGAAGGTGGGTTCGCTGCTATTGCCAAAACTGAAGTTCCAACAACCGATTTTATCTGCCAAAGCAAAGTGCTTTCGTCAAATCCTCAATTCAATAATAGAAAAACCATGTTTAATTTTTTAAAAAATATATTCACTCCGCCTGACAACAGCGCGCTCGGTGACATCATCAACAGCGGCGCTTTTCTGGTCGATGTGCGGACTCCAGGTGAATTCCGTTCCGGAAGCGTTAAAGGGGCGGTAAATATTCCGCTCGACGTTATTACTAAACATTTGGGTAAATTTGCCGGTAAGAAAAACACCGTGGTTTTCTGCAGAAGCGGCAACCGAAGCGGCCAGGCCAAAAGAATCCTCGAACAGAACGGCATCAGCAACGTGAGCGATGGCAGAACCTGGCAAAATGTAAATCATCTTTTAAACAATCAATAA
- a CDS encoding transcriptional regulator, Crp/Fnr family: MSAIIGKFVPMDPLEQIIEFKTSPELISKLRQHSMAKAYSAGDLILDENSAIRAIPIVTKGTLKVMRTEEDGREILLYYIKAGESCIMSFLGGMHDEKSKVKAEVEEDAEILFLPMEKVHLFIKEHPEWLDYIFRLYHKRFEELLEIVNAIAFKKVDERLLSLLHKKQELTGSKTLSITHEQLANELGTARVVVSRLLKQLEENGNLQLGRNKIILM, translated from the coding sequence TTGTCCGCGATTATAGGTAAATTTGTACCCATGGATCCACTTGAACAGATCATCGAATTCAAAACCTCACCCGAACTCATTTCAAAACTGCGCCAGCACAGCATGGCGAAGGCCTATTCAGCGGGCGATTTAATTCTTGACGAAAACTCCGCTATCCGTGCAATTCCGATTGTAACGAAAGGAACTTTGAAGGTGATGCGCACCGAAGAAGACGGCCGCGAAATTCTGCTCTATTATATTAAAGCCGGCGAAAGCTGCATCATGTCTTTTCTAGGCGGCATGCACGACGAAAAAAGCAAAGTGAAAGCCGAAGTGGAGGAGGACGCCGAGATCCTGTTTCTGCCGATGGAGAAAGTGCACCTGTTTATCAAAGAACATCCCGAGTGGCTCGACTATATTTTCAGACTTTACCACAAACGTTTTGAAGAACTTCTCGAAATTGTCAACGCCATCGCGTTCAAAAAAGTGGACGAGCGATTGCTGTCACTGCTTCACAAAAAGCAGGAACTTACCGGCAGCAAAACCCTCAGCATTACCCATGAACAGCTCGCCAACGAGCTGGGAACCGCCAGAGTTGTGGTTTCGCGACTGCTGAAACAACTTGAAGAAAATGGGAACCTTCAGCTCGGCCGCAACAAAATCATCCTTATGTAA
- a CDS encoding Dihydrolipoamide dehydrogenase of 2-oxoglutarate dehydrogenase translates to MSQFDVTVIGSGPGGYVAAIRCAQLGFKTAIIEKYPTMGGTCLNVGCIPSKALLDSSEHFENAKHTFANHGIIIDEPKADLARMIARKNEVVEQTTKGIQFLMDKNKITVFEGVGSFESATQIKVTKNDGATEIIDSKYTIIATGSKPSSLPFISLDKERVITSTEALELKEIPKHLVVIGGGVIGLELGSVYKRLGSEVTVVEFMDKIIPTMDGALSKELNKVLRKQGIKFMLSTAVQAVERNGDAVKVTAKDKKGEEVVVEGDYVLVSVGRKPYTDGLALEKAGVDLDERGRVKTNGHLQTNVSNIYAIGDVVAGAMLAHKASEEGVLVAEQLAGQKPHINYNLIPGVVYTWPEVAAVGKTEEQLKEEGVAIKVGNFPMRALGRSRASGDIDGFVKIIADEKTDEVLGVHMIGARAADMIAAAVTAMEFRASAEDIARMSHAHPTFAEAIKEAALDATAKIAIHM, encoded by the coding sequence ATGAGTCAATTCGATGTTACGGTAATCGGTTCCGGTCCCGGGGGTTATGTTGCGGCAATCCGCTGTGCACAGTTAGGTTTTAAAACCGCCATTATTGAGAAATATCCAACCATGGGCGGTACCTGTCTGAACGTAGGCTGTATCCCTTCCAAAGCTTTGCTGGACAGTTCGGAACATTTCGAAAACGCCAAACATACTTTCGCGAACCACGGAATCATCATCGATGAGCCCAAAGCCGACCTTGCACGAATGATCGCGAGAAAAAACGAAGTGGTGGAGCAGACGACCAAAGGAATCCAGTTCCTGATGGACAAAAACAAAATCACGGTTTTTGAAGGCGTAGGAAGTTTTGAATCTGCAACTCAAATTAAAGTGACTAAAAACGATGGCGCTACTGAAATCATCGATTCAAAATATACGATTATCGCAACCGGTTCAAAACCGAGTTCATTGCCTTTTATCAGTCTGGATAAAGAGCGTGTAATTACTTCAACCGAAGCATTGGAACTTAAAGAAATTCCTAAACATCTTGTCGTAATCGGTGGCGGTGTTATCGGTTTGGAATTGGGTTCTGTTTACAAAAGATTAGGTTCTGAAGTTACTGTTGTGGAATTTATGGATAAAATTATCCCCACTATGGATGGTGCTTTGTCAAAAGAACTGAATAAAGTTTTAAGAAAACAGGGAATTAAATTCATGCTGTCAACTGCCGTTCAGGCTGTGGAAAGAAACGGAGACGCTGTAAAAGTTACGGCTAAAGATAAAAAAGGCGAAGAAGTAGTTGTAGAAGGTGATTATGTTCTGGTTTCGGTTGGAAGAAAACCTTACACGGACGGGCTTGCGCTGGAAAAAGCCGGAGTTGATCTTGACGAAAGAGGAAGAGTTAAAACTAACGGTCATCTTCAGACAAACGTTTCCAATATTTACGCGATCGGTGATGTAGTTGCGGGCGCAATGCTGGCGCACAAAGCTTCCGAAGAAGGCGTTTTAGTGGCAGAACAGCTTGCCGGACAAAAGCCGCACATCAATTACAACCTCATTCCGGGCGTAGTTTACACGTGGCCTGAAGTAGCAGCCGTAGGTAAAACTGAAGAGCAACTGAAAGAAGAAGGTGTTGCCATAAAAGTGGGTAATTTCCCGATGAGAGCGCTTGGAAGAAGCCGCGCGTCAGGAGATATCGACGGTTTTGTGAAAATTATAGCGGACGAAAAAACCGATGAGGTTTTGGGCGTTCATATGATCGGAGCAAGAGCTGCTGATATGATCGCTGCTGCGGTTACCGCGATGGAATTCCGTGCGAGTGCCGAAGATATCGCGAGGATGTCTCACGCACACCCGACATTTGCTGAAGCCATCAAAGAAGCTGCGTTGGATGCAACCGCGAAGATCGCGATCCATATGTAA
- a CDS encoding PhnB protein; putative DNA binding 3-demethylubiquinone-9 3-methyltransferase domain protein has protein sequence MAQINAYLTFNGNCGEAFRFYQEVFGTEFQNFSRFGDMPAEEGRQLPETDRDKIMHVALPISQETILMGSDTGEGYSARFVAGNNISLSVNTDSKEEADRIFNGLSAGGTVTMPLAETFWGAYFGMWTDKFGINWMVNYDDPTKVQAH, from the coding sequence ATGGCACAGATAAACGCGTATCTAACATTTAACGGAAATTGTGGCGAAGCATTCCGTTTCTACCAAGAAGTTTTCGGAACCGAATTCCAGAATTTCAGCCGGTTCGGCGATATGCCCGCAGAAGAAGGCAGGCAGCTTCCTGAAACTGATCGAGACAAAATCATGCATGTTGCACTCCCGATTTCGCAGGAAACAATTCTCATGGGATCGGATACCGGCGAGGGATACAGCGCACGTTTTGTTGCCGGCAATAACATTTCACTCTCAGTTAACACAGATTCTAAGGAGGAAGCCGACAGGATTTTCAACGGACTTTCAGCCGGCGGAACTGTTACCATGCCGCTTGCCGAGACGTTCTGGGGTGCCTATTTTGGGATGTGGACCGATAAATTCGGCATCAACTGGATGGTAAATTACGATGATCCTACGAAAGTTCAGGCTCATTAA
- a CDS encoding acetyl-CoA acetyltransferase produces the protein MKNAYIIDGTRSPIGNFKGSLAAVRTDDLLASVIKSLVNKNPEIPLHRIDDVIIGCANQAGEDNRNVARMASLLAGLPVNVPGETVNRLCASGMSAVVQAARAIKSGEGDLFIAGGVEGMSRAPFVISKAENTFATDQKMYDSSFGWRFINPEMEKMYGVDAMGKTAENLAEKFDISREDQDLFALNSQKKAYKAQQNGRLAEEISEIVIPQRKGDPKIINEDEFLKPDSSLEVLAKLRPAFVKETGSVTAGNASGLNDGAAAVLIASEDAVNEFNLKPLARIVTSAVTGAEPRIMGIGPVEATRLALKRAGLTLDQIDVIELNEAFAAQSIACLMELGVANDDPRVNVNGGAIALGHPLGMSGARITYSAALELSRTGKRYALATMCVGVGQGYAVILENDAV, from the coding sequence ATGAAAAACGCATATATTATCGACGGAACACGTTCGCCGATAGGTAATTTCAAAGGAAGTCTGGCAGCGGTAAGAACCGACGATTTGCTGGCGTCCGTAATTAAAAGTCTTGTAAATAAAAATCCGGAAATTCCGCTGCACCGAATTGATGACGTAATCATCGGATGCGCCAATCAGGCGGGTGAAGACAACCGGAATGTCGCACGTATGGCTTCTCTACTCGCAGGGTTACCGGTAAATGTTCCGGGGGAAACCGTGAACAGGCTTTGTGCATCGGGTATGAGCGCAGTTGTTCAGGCTGCGAGGGCCATAAAATCAGGCGAAGGCGACCTTTTTATTGCAGGTGGTGTTGAAGGAATGTCGCGCGCGCCCTTCGTTATTTCTAAAGCTGAAAACACATTTGCTACCGACCAGAAAATGTATGATTCCAGTTTTGGCTGGCGGTTCATCAATCCGGAGATGGAAAAAATGTACGGCGTTGATGCAATGGGGAAAACCGCTGAAAATCTTGCCGAAAAGTTTGATATTTCACGTGAAGACCAGGACCTGTTTGCACTAAATTCCCAGAAAAAAGCCTACAAAGCCCAGCAGAACGGCCGTTTAGCAGAAGAGATTTCGGAAATTGTGATTCCTCAACGTAAAGGCGATCCGAAAATCATTAATGAAGACGAATTTTTAAAGCCCGATTCTTCGCTTGAGGTACTCGCAAAACTGCGTCCCGCATTTGTGAAAGAAACCGGTAGCGTCACCGCAGGAAATGCTTCGGGCCTTAATGACGGGGCCGCCGCCGTACTGATCGCTTCCGAAGATGCTGTGAATGAATTTAATCTCAAGCCGTTGGCGAGAATTGTAACTTCGGCAGTTACAGGAGCCGAACCAAGAATTATGGGCATCGGACCAGTTGAAGCAACCAGACTCGCACTTAAAAGAGCCGGACTGACATTGGATCAGATCGATGTCATCGAACTGAATGAAGCGTTTGCGGCGCAGAGCATCGCGTGCCTCATGGAGTTGGGTGTTGCGAACGATGATCCGCGCGTGAATGTGAACGGCGGTGCGATTGCTTTAGGTCACCCGCTTGGGATGAGTGGCGCCCGCATCACATACTCGGCTGCGCTGGAACTTTCCAGGACAGGCAAAAGATATGCACTCGCCACGATGTGTGTAGGCGTGGGACAGGGTTACGCAGTGATTTTAGAGAATGATGCTGTTTAA